In Aestuariibaculum lutulentum, one DNA window encodes the following:
- the murA gene encoding UDP-N-acetylglucosamine 1-carboxyvinyltransferase — protein MGTFKIEGGHQLKGSIQPQGAKNEALQILCAVLLTPEVVTINNIPDIVDVNKLIKLLGNLGVKIEKIGKGSYTFQADEVDLEYLESDAFKVDGRGLRGSIMIVGPLLARFGKGYIPKPGGDKIGRRRLDTHFEGLINLGAKFRYSKEEQFYGVEADRLKGTYMLLEEASVTGTANIVMAAVLAEGQTTIYNAACEPYLQQLCKMLNRMGAKISGVGSNMLIIDGVESLGGTDHTMLPDMIEIGSWIGLAAMTKSELTIKNVSWNDLGIIPSVFRKLGITVEKQGDDIHIPAHTNGYEIQSFIDGSILTISDAPWPGFTPDLLSIVLVVATQARGSVLIHQKMFESRLFFVDKLIDMGAKIILCDPHRATVIGHDFKSTLKAMTMTSPDIRAGISLLIAALSAKGTSTIQNIEQIDRGYENIDERLRAIGAKIERVE, from the coding sequence ATGGGAACATTTAAAATTGAAGGAGGTCACCAGTTAAAGGGAAGCATCCAGCCTCAAGGAGCCAAAAACGAAGCCTTACAGATTTTATGTGCTGTTTTATTAACCCCTGAAGTTGTTACAATTAATAACATTCCGGATATCGTTGATGTCAACAAGCTTATAAAACTATTAGGGAACCTTGGTGTAAAAATTGAAAAAATAGGGAAAGGCTCGTACACCTTTCAAGCCGACGAAGTTGATTTAGAATACCTTGAATCTGATGCGTTTAAAGTTGACGGCCGTGGTTTACGAGGATCGATTATGATTGTCGGACCGCTTTTAGCACGTTTTGGTAAAGGATACATTCCGAAACCAGGTGGTGATAAAATTGGTCGTCGTCGTTTAGATACACATTTCGAAGGACTTATTAATTTAGGCGCTAAATTCCGTTACAGCAAAGAGGAACAGTTTTACGGTGTTGAGGCCGACAGACTTAAAGGAACGTACATGCTCCTTGAAGAAGCTTCGGTAACGGGTACTGCTAATATTGTTATGGCTGCCGTTTTAGCGGAAGGCCAAACCACTATTTACAACGCTGCCTGTGAGCCTTACTTACAACAATTATGTAAGATGCTTAACCGCATGGGTGCCAAAATTAGTGGTGTTGGTTCTAACATGTTAATTATTGACGGTGTTGAAAGCCTTGGTGGAACCGATCACACCATGTTACCTGATATGATTGAAATTGGTAGCTGGATTGGTTTAGCTGCCATGACTAAAAGTGAACTTACTATTAAAAATGTATCTTGGAACGATTTAGGAATCATTCCGAGTGTTTTTAGAAAGTTAGGAATTACCGTTGAAAAACAAGGTGATGACATTCATATACCAGCACATACCAATGGTTACGAAATACAAAGTTTTATTGACGGATCGATTTTAACCATTTCTGATGCGCCCTGGCCTGGATTCACACCAGATTTATTAAGTATTGTTTTAGTTGTTGCGACACAAGCCAGAGGAAGCGTTCTAATTCATCAAAAAATGTTTGAAAGCCGTTTATTCTTCGTCGATAAATTAATCGATATGGGGGCTAAAATCATTCTTTGCGATCCGCACCGTGCTACCGTTATCGGCCATGATTTTAAATCGACTTTAAAAGCGATGACCATGACTTCTCCTGATATTCGCGCGGGGATTTCTTTATTAATTGCTGCACTTTCAGCTAAAGGAACTTCAACAATTCAGAATATTGAACAAATTGACAGAGGTTACGAAAATATAGACGAGCGTTTAAGAGCTATTGGTGCTAAAATTGAACGTGTAGAATAG
- a CDS encoding DUF4290 domain-containing protein, whose amino-acid sequence MTIDNLEYNTEREYLIIPEYGRHIQKMISYAKTRETKEERNKVAKAIIAVMGNMQPHLRDVPDFQHKLWDQLFMMSNFELDADSPYEKPTKELFESRPEPLKYPQNFPKYRFYGNNIKTMIDVANTWESGDLKEALTYTIANHMKKCFLNWNKDTVEDDVIYGHLYELSGGKINLKNSEEDLSDATSLMRNKTKFTNKKGGHHKKNSSNRQRKRF is encoded by the coding sequence TTGACAATAGATAATTTAGAATACAATACCGAGCGTGAGTACTTAATTATTCCGGAATATGGTCGCCATATTCAAAAAATGATTAGTTATGCCAAGACTCGAGAAACAAAGGAAGAACGCAACAAAGTAGCTAAAGCTATTATTGCGGTAATGGGAAACATGCAACCACATTTACGTGATGTTCCCGACTTTCAGCATAAACTTTGGGATCAGTTATTTATGATGTCTAATTTTGAATTAGACGCCGATTCACCTTACGAAAAACCTACAAAAGAACTTTTTGAAAGTCGCCCGGAGCCTTTAAAATATCCGCAAAATTTCCCGAAATACCGCTTTTACGGAAACAATATAAAAACCATGATTGATGTGGCTAACACTTGGGAAAGTGGTGACCTAAAAGAAGCACTGACTTACACCATCGCCAATCACATGAAAAAATGTTTTTTAAACTGGAATAAAGATACCGTTGAAGATGATGTGATTTATGGTCACTTATATGAGCTTTCAGGAGGAAAAATAAATTTAAAAAATTCGGAAGAAGATCTTTCTGATGCCACAAGCTTAATGCGCAACAAGACCAAGTTTACCAACAAAAAAGGTGGACATCACAAAAAAAATTCATCAAACCGTCAAAGAAAACGCTTCTAA
- a CDS encoding glutathione peroxidase, with product MFSFFTKSNAQATPVEFIYDIQINSLEGEPIDLSTFKGKNILFVNVASKCGFTGQYEDLQKLFDTYQDNLMIIGVPCNQFGSQEPGTAEDIQTFCQRNYGVTFLMTEKVNVKGDNQHPLYQWLTQKAKNGNMDTSVKWNFQKYLVNGNGQLVDYYLSATKPLSDKITQHLQ from the coding sequence ATGTTTTCATTCTTTACAAAATCTAATGCACAAGCCACCCCTGTAGAATTCATTTATGACATACAAATTAACAGTCTTGAAGGTGAACCTATAGATTTATCAACCTTTAAAGGTAAAAATATACTTTTTGTTAATGTGGCTTCAAAATGCGGATTTACCGGGCAATATGAAGATTTGCAAAAGCTTTTTGACACCTATCAAGACAACCTAATGATTATTGGAGTGCCTTGTAACCAGTTCGGTAGTCAGGAGCCTGGTACTGCCGAAGACATTCAAACGTTTTGCCAACGAAACTATGGGGTAACGTTTTTAATGACCGAAAAAGTCAATGTTAAAGGCGACAACCAACATCCGCTTTACCAATGGCTCACCCAAAAAGCAAAAAACGGGAATATGGATACCTCAGTAAAATGGAACTTTCAAAAATATTTGGTAAATGGCAATGGACAATTAGTTGATTACTACCTATCGGCTACAAAACCTTTAAGCGATAAGATTACACAACATTTACAATGA
- a CDS encoding RecQ family ATP-dependent DNA helicase, with product MEHPINILERYWNYTSFRPQQEGIINAVLEGEDTFALLPTGGGKSLCFQIPALVRKGICIVVSPLIALMKDQVKQLNDKGIKAMAVTSGISYTQLDTMLDNCIYGNYKFLYLSPERLQQELVQERIRQMHVNLIAVDEAHCISQWGSDFRPAYKNIAILRQLHPTVNVIALTASAKPEVIDDIVKELDFISPKIFKQSFFRDNLGYMVFHEEDKYYRLQTILKKYKEPSIIYVRNRKMTLEVSSFLESKQISATYYHGGLPTDDKDKHMNLWLSDQKQVMVATNAFGMGIDKPNVKTVVHLNLPESIESYFQEAGRAGRNGEKAFAVILKNKSDEELVKNQFLKILPTVDFVKQVYRKLCNYFQVSYGEGEYMTFDFDYNTFCKTYNFNAILAYNALLLLDRNSIIALSKQFKNKVSAQFIISSPALFKYLETRKNYDIIVKSILRMYGGIFDHDTKINLGKIAEKASVSEKQITEVLLQLEADEVITLNLARTDAQVTFIEPREDDKTINRVASIIKQQNTLKEDQVNAMLDYINNDSVCKSMQLLSYFGENEIEPCGICSVCITNKKKPQKSENIGSLKNKVIELLQENEQSSRELMLHLNCNETDLKDVLLLLLEHQIINITKTNTYRLSHL from the coding sequence ATGGAACATCCCATAAACATACTAGAACGTTACTGGAATTATACATCTTTTAGACCGCAGCAAGAAGGTATTATTAATGCGGTTTTAGAAGGTGAAGATACCTTTGCTTTACTGCCAACCGGAGGCGGTAAATCGTTGTGCTTTCAAATTCCGGCATTAGTAAGAAAAGGTATTTGCATTGTGGTTTCCCCTTTGATTGCTTTAATGAAAGATCAGGTTAAGCAGTTAAACGACAAAGGCATTAAAGCAATGGCTGTAACCAGTGGAATAAGTTACACGCAATTGGATACCATGCTTGATAATTGTATCTACGGAAATTATAAATTTCTATATCTGTCGCCAGAACGCCTACAACAGGAGTTGGTTCAGGAGCGTATTCGCCAAATGCATGTGAATTTAATTGCTGTTGATGAAGCGCACTGTATTTCTCAATGGGGAAGCGATTTCAGACCTGCATACAAAAACATTGCTATTTTGCGTCAGTTGCATCCAACGGTTAATGTTATTGCTTTAACAGCATCAGCTAAACCAGAAGTGATTGACGATATTGTTAAGGAATTAGATTTCATAAGTCCTAAAATCTTTAAACAATCGTTTTTTAGAGATAATTTGGGCTATATGGTTTTTCATGAAGAAGATAAATACTACCGACTTCAAACCATTTTAAAAAAATATAAAGAGCCATCAATTATTTATGTGCGCAATCGAAAAATGACACTGGAAGTCAGTTCGTTTTTGGAGTCGAAGCAAATTTCTGCGACCTATTATCATGGCGGCTTACCAACCGACGATAAAGACAAACACATGAACTTATGGTTAAGCGACCAGAAACAGGTTATGGTGGCCACCAATGCTTTTGGTATGGGAATCGATAAACCCAATGTTAAAACAGTGGTTCATTTAAATTTACCAGAAAGTATTGAAAGTTACTTTCAGGAAGCTGGTCGGGCAGGTAGAAATGGTGAAAAGGCCTTTGCTGTTATTTTAAAAAACAAAAGCGACGAAGAACTGGTTAAAAATCAGTTTTTAAAAATATTACCAACTGTAGATTTTGTAAAACAAGTATACCGAAAGTTGTGCAATTATTTTCAGGTGTCTTATGGAGAAGGAGAATACATGACATTCGACTTCGATTACAATACCTTCTGTAAAACTTATAATTTTAACGCTATTTTAGCCTATAATGCCCTGTTGTTGTTAGATAGAAATAGTATAATTGCACTTTCAAAACAGTTTAAAAATAAGGTTTCTGCTCAGTTCATTATTTCGAGTCCGGCACTTTTTAAATATTTAGAAACACGGAAGAATTACGACATTATTGTAAAGTCTATTTTACGTATGTACGGAGGTATTTTTGATCATGATACAAAGATAAATCTAGGGAAGATAGCTGAAAAAGCTTCCGTTTCAGAAAAACAAATCACGGAAGTATTACTACAGCTTGAAGCCGATGAAGTTATTACGTTAAACTTAGCAAGAACCGATGCGCAGGTAACTTTTATTGAACCCCGTGAAGACGATAAAACTATTAATCGAGTGGCTTCGATTATAAAGCAACAAAACACACTAAAAGAAGATCAGGTTAATGCCATGCTTGATTATATTAATAACGATTCGGTTTGTAAAAGCATGCAGTTACTTTCCTATTTTGGAGAAAATGAGATTGAACCTTGTGGTATCTGTTCGGTTTGTATTACAAATAAAAAGAAGCCTCAAAAATCTGAAAATATCGGTTCGTTAAAAAATAAGGTTATCGAGCTTTTACAGGAAAATGAACAATCGTCACGTGAATTAATGTTACATTTAAACTGTAACGAAACCGATTTAAAAGACGTGCTCCTCTTATTATTAGAGCACCAAATTATAAATATTACAAAAACAAACACATATAGATTGAGTCATCTATAA
- a CDS encoding formate--tetrahydrofolate ligase, translated as MTDLDIAKTVTLKPITQISEMFGINPDDIEMYGKYKAKIPLQYINKEKAQKSNLILVSAISPTPAGEGKTTMSIGLSEGLNRLNKKTTVVLREPSLGPVFGIKGGATGGGYSQVLPMEDINLHFTGDFSAIEKAHNLLAAIIDNNIQSKTNSLQLDPRTISWKRVVDLNDRALRRVIVGLGGTTSGIPRETGFDITAASEIMAILCLAQNITDLKTRLGKIFIGYTFNKQPIYAKDLKAEGAMAALLKDAIKPNLVQTIKGNPAIIHGGPFANIAQGTNSVIATLMGMSHSEYTVTEAGFGFDLGAEKFFDIKCQSAGLKPKAVVLTTTIRALKYHGGADLKSLTEENIEVLKNGLPNLEKHLENIAKFNVIPIIAINKFSSDTQAEIDVIKTFAAAKQIKIAVADIWAKGGEGALDLAQQVIDVVESHHSDFKPLYSWKSPVKTKIETIAKEIYGAEHVDYTAKAKSHLQKISDLKLDHLPVCIAKTQKSLSDNPKLLGRPKDFIITVREIEIAAGAGFLIPITGDIMRMPGLPAHPASEHIDINDNGEISGLF; from the coding sequence ATGACTGATTTAGACATAGCAAAAACTGTTACTCTAAAACCTATTACTCAAATTTCTGAAATGTTTGGCATCAACCCCGACGACATTGAAATGTACGGAAAGTATAAAGCCAAGATTCCATTACAATATATTAACAAAGAAAAGGCTCAAAAAAGCAACCTGATATTAGTTTCTGCTATTTCTCCAACGCCTGCCGGCGAAGGCAAAACAACCATGTCTATTGGGCTTTCTGAAGGCTTAAACAGATTAAACAAAAAAACAACCGTTGTTTTAAGAGAACCATCTTTAGGACCTGTTTTTGGTATTAAAGGTGGTGCCACTGGAGGTGGATATTCACAGGTACTTCCAATGGAAGATATTAACCTTCATTTTACAGGCGACTTTTCAGCCATTGAAAAAGCTCATAATCTTTTAGCGGCAATCATTGATAATAATATTCAAAGTAAAACCAATTCTCTGCAATTAGACCCAAGAACAATAAGCTGGAAGCGTGTGGTTGATTTAAACGACCGTGCCTTAAGACGTGTTATTGTAGGATTGGGCGGAACAACATCGGGTATTCCAAGAGAAACGGGGTTCGACATTACGGCGGCCTCTGAAATTATGGCCATTCTTTGTTTGGCTCAAAATATTACCGATTTAAAAACACGATTAGGCAAAATTTTTATTGGCTACACCTTTAATAAACAACCTATTTACGCTAAAGATTTAAAAGCCGAAGGTGCCATGGCTGCTTTATTAAAGGATGCTATAAAACCTAATTTAGTTCAGACTATTAAAGGTAATCCTGCCATTATTCATGGTGGACCATTTGCAAACATCGCTCAAGGAACTAACTCGGTTATTGCAACACTTATGGGGATGTCTCATTCTGAATACACGGTAACCGAAGCTGGTTTTGGATTCGATTTAGGGGCTGAAAAATTCTTTGATATAAAATGCCAAAGTGCGGGATTAAAACCAAAAGCCGTTGTGCTTACCACTACTATTCGCGCTTTAAAATATCATGGTGGTGCCGATTTAAAATCATTAACCGAAGAAAACATTGAAGTTTTAAAAAACGGACTTCCCAATTTAGAAAAACATCTTGAGAATATTGCCAAATTTAATGTGATTCCAATCATAGCTATTAACAAATTCTCAAGTGATACCCAAGCTGAAATAGATGTCATTAAAACCTTTGCAGCTGCAAAACAAATTAAAATAGCAGTAGCCGACATTTGGGCCAAAGGTGGTGAAGGCGCTTTAGATTTAGCTCAACAGGTTATAGATGTTGTAGAATCTCATCATTCAGATTTTAAACCTCTGTACAGCTGGAAATCGCCTGTTAAAACTAAAATAGAAACTATTGCAAAAGAAATTTATGGTGCCGAGCATGTTGATTATACAGCAAAGGCAAAATCTCATCTCCAAAAAATTTCTGATTTAAAACTCGATCACTTACCCGTTTGTATTGCAAAAACACAAAAATCATTATCCGACAATCCTAAACTGTTGGGGCGTCCAAAAGATTTTATCATTACTGTTAGAGAAATAGAAATTGCAGCTGGAGCAGGCTTTTTAATTCCAATTACTGGCGACATTATGCGTATGCCAGGACTTCCCGCCCACCCTGCTTCAGAACACATAGACATTAATGATAATGGAGAAATTAGCGGGTTGTTTTAA
- a CDS encoding SRPBCC family protein, with the protein MKIYTLHKKQNLPISVDEAWAFFSDPKNLKTITPDYMSFDILSGADRPMFSGQIIQYIVTPILGIKTKWVTEITHVVDKQYFVDEQRFGPYRLWHHKHFIKPIDGGVEMEDIVDYKLPFGFLGQLVHPIMVKPKLEEIFNYRTKKLEALFGTL; encoded by the coding sequence ATGAAGATTTATACTTTACATAAAAAGCAAAACTTACCCATTAGCGTTGACGAAGCCTGGGCATTTTTTTCGGATCCTAAAAATCTAAAAACCATCACGCCCGATTATATGAGCTTCGATATCCTTTCGGGTGCCGATCGTCCTATGTTTTCTGGTCAGATTATACAATATATCGTCACGCCTATTTTAGGCATAAAAACCAAATGGGTTACCGAAATTACACATGTGGTCGACAAACAATATTTTGTAGATGAGCAACGCTTCGGCCCCTACCGTTTATGGCACCATAAGCATTTTATAAAACCTATTGATGGGGGTGTTGAAATGGAAGATATTGTAGATTACAAGCTTCCTTTTGGATTTCTTGGTCAACTCGTTCATCCTATCATGGTTAAACCTAAACTTGAAGAAATTTTTAACTACAGAACTAAAAAATTAGAAGCCCTTTTCGGAACACTATAA
- the fmt gene encoding methionyl-tRNA formyltransferase — protein MKDLRIVFMGTPDFAVDTLKTLVENNYNVVGVITAPDKPAGRGRKLHESAVKQYAVSQNLNVLQPTNLKSEDFLNELKALEANLQIVVAFRMLPKVVWQMPEYGTFNLHASLLPNYRGAAPINWAIINGETTTGVSTFFINEDIDTGDMILQESIAIDPEENVGSLHDKLMTIGSALVLKTVKQIESDSVTTTPQKDTADIKTAYKLNRDNCKINWEAPIDDIYNLIRGLSPYPGAWCTLVNGEEHLDVKIYASSKEPAEHDYTIGSVIASKKELKVAVLNGYINIKEIKLPGKRAMDIKSLLNGYEFNVNAKML, from the coding sequence ATGAAAGATTTAAGAATTGTATTTATGGGTACACCAGATTTTGCGGTAGATACCTTAAAAACTTTAGTTGAGAACAATTATAATGTAGTAGGCGTTATTACAGCACCAGATAAACCTGCTGGTCGTGGCAGAAAACTTCATGAAAGTGCGGTAAAACAATACGCAGTTTCACAAAACCTGAATGTATTACAACCAACGAACTTAAAAAGTGAAGATTTTTTAAATGAATTAAAAGCTTTAGAAGCCAATTTACAAATTGTGGTTGCTTTTAGAATGTTACCTAAAGTGGTTTGGCAAATGCCGGAATATGGTACTTTCAACTTGCACGCATCTTTACTTCCTAACTATCGTGGAGCTGCACCAATAAACTGGGCTATTATTAATGGTGAAACAACAACAGGAGTTTCTACCTTCTTTATTAATGAAGATATTGATACCGGAGATATGATTCTGCAGGAGTCTATAGCTATAGACCCTGAAGAAAATGTAGGGAGTCTTCATGATAAGTTAATGACTATTGGTAGTGCTTTGGTTTTAAAAACAGTAAAGCAAATTGAAAGTGATAGTGTAACAACTACTCCTCAAAAAGATACAGCTGATATTAAAACAGCTTACAAATTAAATCGAGATAACTGTAAAATTAACTGGGAAGCCCCAATAGACGATATTTATAATTTAATTCGCGGATTGAGTCCTTATCCAGGAGCCTGGTGTACTTTAGTTAATGGAGAAGAACATTTAGATGTGAAAATTTATGCTTCAAGTAAAGAACCAGCCGAACATGATTACACCATTGGATCTGTTATAGCTTCTAAAAAAGAGCTAAAAGTTGCTGTATTAAATGGTTACATTAATATAAAGGAAATTAAACTTCCGGGAAAACGCGCTATGGACATTAAATCGCTTTTAAACGGATACGAGTTTAATGTAAATGCAAAAATGCTGTAA
- a CDS encoding AAA family ATPase, protein MNSKKIVITGGPGTGKSSLINELVKRGYTCLEEISRQVILDAQKEGIDQLFLSNPLLFSELLLKGRQQQFEDANIHTAETIFFDRGVHDVIAYMDFIGDTYPQHFIDACENLVYDSVFILKPWEAIYTSDNERYESFEQALQIHDHLLNTYSRYNYNLIDIPFDTIENRADYILKALQM, encoded by the coding sequence TTGAATTCTAAAAAAATTGTGATTACAGGTGGTCCCGGAACCGGAAAATCTTCATTAATAAATGAATTAGTAAAACGCGGGTATACTTGTCTTGAGGAAATATCCCGTCAGGTTATACTTGATGCTCAAAAAGAGGGAATCGATCAACTGTTTTTATCAAACCCGTTGTTATTTAGTGAGCTTCTTTTAAAAGGAAGGCAACAACAGTTTGAAGATGCAAACATTCATACCGCAGAAACTATTTTTTTCGACAGAGGTGTTCACGACGTAATTGCTTATATGGATTTTATTGGTGACACTTACCCACAACATTTTATTGATGCTTGTGAAAATTTGGTTTACGATTCGGTATTTATTTTAAAACCTTGGGAAGCCATTTACACTTCAGATAATGAGCGCTATGAAAGTTTTGAGCAAGCCCTTCAAATACACGACCATTTACTAAATACTTATAGCCGTTATAATTATAATCTAATTGATATCCCTTTTGATACAATTGAAAACCGTGCAGACTATATTTTAAAGGCACTACAAATGTAA
- a CDS encoding cryptochrome/photolyase family protein, with amino-acid sequence MKKTINIFWFRRDLRLHDNHGLFEALSSEHPVLPVFIFDIEILDKLPKDDARVTFIFDALEHIKSTLKGKHRKSLAIYFGKPLDIYKTICETYHINTVFTNHDYEPYAMKRDAEIEAFLKTKSINFKTFKDQVIFERNDITKADGTPYVVYTPYMKVWKSHFKSQKITSYPSESLLNEIIDEQSLPNVDLETIGFTRSAQHIEDYKINPELISTYEDLRNFPAKDATSKLGPHLRFGTVSVRVMANKANQSKNEVFLQELIWREFFMQILWHFPHTVTKSFKPSYDRIIWRNNEEEFKAWCEGKTGYPLVDAGMRQLNATGFMHNRVRMLVGSFLCKHLLIDWRWGEAYFAEKLHDYEMASNIGNWQWVAGSGVDAAPYFRIFNPTTQIEKFDKNLEYIRQWVPEFQELTYPQPIVDHKFARERCLKVYKEALNN; translated from the coding sequence ATGAAAAAAACAATAAACATCTTCTGGTTTCGTCGCGATCTACGACTTCATGATAACCACGGACTTTTTGAAGCCTTGTCATCTGAACATCCTGTTTTACCTGTGTTTATTTTTGACATTGAAATCTTAGATAAACTCCCTAAAGATGATGCCAGAGTTACTTTTATTTTTGACGCACTTGAGCACATCAAATCCACTCTTAAAGGAAAGCATCGTAAATCGTTAGCCATTTATTTTGGTAAACCTTTGGATATTTATAAAACCATTTGCGAAACCTACCACATAAATACGGTGTTTACCAATCACGATTACGAGCCGTATGCTATGAAACGTGATGCAGAAATTGAAGCGTTCTTAAAAACCAAAAGTATAAATTTCAAAACATTTAAAGATCAGGTAATTTTTGAGCGTAACGACATTACAAAAGCCGATGGCACCCCTTATGTTGTGTATACGCCATATATGAAGGTTTGGAAATCACATTTTAAATCTCAAAAAATCACATCTTACCCAAGCGAATCTTTATTAAATGAAATAATTGATGAGCAATCTTTACCAAATGTCGATTTAGAAACTATCGGCTTTACAAGGTCGGCACAACATATTGAAGATTATAAAATAAATCCTGAACTCATTTCAACTTACGAAGACCTAAGAAATTTTCCTGCTAAAGACGCCACTTCAAAATTAGGCCCTCACCTACGTTTTGGTACGGTAAGTGTGCGAGTTATGGCCAATAAAGCCAACCAATCTAAAAATGAAGTCTTTCTTCAGGAATTAATTTGGCGTGAGTTTTTTATGCAGATTTTATGGCATTTTCCACATACGGTTACCAAAAGTTTCAAACCATCCTACGATAGGATTATCTGGAGAAATAATGAAGAAGAATTTAAAGCCTGGTGTGAAGGAAAAACAGGTTATCCTCTGGTTGATGCCGGGATGAGACAACTCAATGCTACCGGATTTATGCATAACCGTGTAAGAATGCTTGTTGGTAGCTTTTTATGTAAACATTTATTAATCGACTGGCGTTGGGGTGAAGCCTACTTTGCTGAAAAACTGCACGACTACGAGATGGCCAGTAATATTGGAAACTGGCAATGGGTGGCTGGATCTGGTGTAGATGCAGCACCTTACTTTAGGATTTTTAATCCGACCACACAAATTGAAAAATTCGATAAAAATTTAGAGTATATCAGACAATGGGTTCCCGAATTTCAGGAACTCACCTACCCGCAGCCCATAGTCGATCATAAATTTGCTCGCGAACGCTGTTTGAAAGTCTACAAGGAAGCTTTAAACAATTAA
- a CDS encoding DUF493 family protein, with amino-acid sequence MSTPSNSEEFYKKLKEQLLETTNWPSEYLYKFIVLTEASKISDLENIFDNMGAVINTTASKNGKYTSVSINLCMSDPDAVIAKYKEVAEKIEGVISL; translated from the coding sequence ATGAGCACACCTTCAAATTCAGAAGAATTCTATAAAAAATTAAAAGAACAATTATTAGAAACCACTAACTGGCCGTCGGAATATTTGTATAAATTTATTGTGTTAACAGAAGCCAGTAAAATTTCAGATTTAGAAAATATTTTTGATAATATGGGGGCTGTAATTAATACAACGGCTTCAAAAAATGGTAAGTATACCAGTGTTTCCATTAACCTATGCATGTCCGATCCAGATGCGGTAATTGCCAAGTATAAAGAAGTTGCAGAAAAAATAGAGGGAGTTATTAGTCTTTAG
- a CDS encoding TspO/MBR family protein, with amino-acid sequence MKKVKYFLVFLIINFGALALGVWLMQNGPQSPWYFNLNKAPWTPPGWVFGAAWSFIMFCFSIYMAFLWNSDSSKKVKSLFTVQFLLNVGWNYVFFNRHLVGLGLVVILLLTAIICIFQYDYRKILGLKSLFITPYMLWLFIANSLNLYIWLYN; translated from the coding sequence ATGAAAAAAGTAAAGTATTTTTTAGTCTTTCTTATCATAAATTTCGGAGCTTTAGCTTTAGGGGTCTGGTTGATGCAAAACGGACCACAGTCGCCATGGTATTTTAATTTAAATAAAGCCCCCTGGACACCTCCGGGCTGGGTCTTTGGTGCGGCATGGAGTTTCATTATGTTCTGTTTTTCAATCTACATGGCGTTTTTATGGAACAGCGATTCTTCAAAAAAAGTAAAATCACTTTTTACTGTTCAATTTTTACTAAATGTAGGTTGGAATTATGTGTTTTTTAATCGACATCTGGTAGGTTTGGGCCTTGTAGTCATACTGCTTCTAACAGCTATTATCTGTATTTTTCAATATGATTACCGAAAAATTCTGGGTTTAAAATCCTTGTTTATCACCCCATACATGCTTTGGCTATTTATTGCAAATTCACTTAACTTATACATTTGGCTTTACAACTAA